In Helianthus annuus cultivar XRQ/B chromosome 3, HanXRQr2.0-SUNRISE, whole genome shotgun sequence, a single window of DNA contains:
- the LOC110929693 gene encoding L-ascorbate oxidase homolog: MGEQRLKASSFLVSVLLVFQLVNGEDPYRFFTWNVSYGDIYPLGVKQQGILINGQFPGPLIESVTNDNLVINVFNSLDEPFLLSWNGIMQRRNSWQDGVFGTNCPIQPGRNFTYHLQVKDQIGSFFYFPSLAFHKAAGGYGGIKIASRSVIPVPFPPPAGDYTVLAGDWFKQNHTDLKAILDNGHDLPFPDGLLINGRGSSAFTFNVEQGKTYRFRVSNVGLTTSINFRIQGHKLVLVEVEGTHSLQNTYDSIDVHLGQSYSVLVTADQPPKDYYIVVSTRFTSPVLTTTSALHYSNSAGGLDGTPPGGPTTQIDWSINQARSLRRNSTASGPRPNPQGSYHYGMINTTRTIRLVNSAPVIDGKQRYAVNSVSFITPDTPLKLADYFKISGVYSLGGIQDYPTGGANLRTAVMPADFRGFVEVVFENPEDTVQSWHVDGHHFFVVGMDGGQWSAASRNGYNLRDTISRVTVQVYPKSWTAIYMPLDNVGMWNVRSENWARQYLGQQFYLRVYSPANSWRDEAPIPHNVILCGQAVGHHQP, from the exons ATGGGGGAACAGAGGCTCAAAGCGTCGTCGTTTTTGGTGTCGGTGCTTCTTGTTTTTCAGTTGGTCAATGGTGAAGACCCTTATAGGTTCTTTACTTGGAATGTATCTTATGGTGATATTTACCCACTTGGTGTTAAACAACAG GGGATTTTGATAAATGGACAGTTTCCAGGCCCACTGATTGAGTCTGTGACAAATGATAATTTGGTTATTAATGTTTTCAATAGCTTGGATGAGCCATTTCTTCTTTCTTG GAACGGGATTATGCAAAGGAGAAACTCATGGCAAGATGGTGTTTTCGGTACAAACTGCCCGATCCAACCCGGCCGCAACTTCACTTACCATCTTCAAGTGAAAGATCAGATTGGTAGCTTCTTTTACTTCCCTTCTCTTGCATTCCACAAGGCTGCAGGAGGCTACGGTGGCATCAAAATCGCTAGTCGATCCGTTATTCCCGTCCCCTTCCCACCGCCAGCTGGAGATTACACCGTACTAGCCGGAGACTGGTTCAAGCAAAACCACACT GATCTAAAAGCGATATTGGACAACGGGCATGATCTTCCTTTTCCAGATGGTCTTTTGATTAACGGACGAGGATCAAGCGCATTCACATTTAATGTCGAACAAG GTAAGACATATAGGTTTCGGGTATCGAACGTGGGCTTGACGACTTCCATCAACTTCAGAATCCAAGGTCATAAGTTGGTTTTGGTTGAGGTTGAAGGAACTCATTCACTACAGAACACATACGATTCGATCGACGTCCATTTGGGACAGTCTTATTCGGTTTTGGTCACTGCTGACCAGCCTCCTAAAGATtactacattgtggtctcgaCGCGGTTCACCTCTCCAGTGCTTACAACTACTTCGGCTCTGCATTACAGTAACTCAGCCGGTGGTCTAGACGGCACACCTCCAGGTGGACCCACGACTCAAATTGACTGGTCAATCAACCAAGCCCGGTCACTCAG ACGAAATTCAACTGCTAGCGGGCCGAGGCCAAATCCTCAGGGTTCTTACCACTATGGAATGATCAACACCACTCGGACCATCAGGCTCGTGAATTCTGCGCCTGTTATTGATGGAAAGCAGAGATACGCTGTCAATAGTGTGTCGTTTATTACACCAGACACCCCGCTTAAGCTTGCGGATTACTTCAAGATTTCTGGTGTCTACAGCCTTGGTGGCATTCAGGATTACCCGACCGGTGGTGCTAACCTGAGAACCGCTGTTATGCCGGCGGATTTTAGGGGGTTTGTGGAGGTTGTGTTTGAGAACCCTGAAGACACTGTGCAGTCGTGGCACGTCGATGGCCACCACTTCTTTGTTGTCGG GATGGATGGAGGGCAGTGGTCAGCTGCTAGccgaaatggctacaatttaCGGGACACAATTTCACGAGTCACTGTACAG GTGTACCCGAAATCATGGACCGCAATATACATGCCATTAGACAATGTGGGAATGTGGAACGTGCGATCAGAGAATTGGGCTCGACAATATTTAGGTCAACAGTTCTATCTTCGCGTTTATTCGCCTGCTAATTCTTGGCGAGACGAGGCTCCTATTCCACACAATGTTATTCTTTGTGGACAGGCAGTAGGACATCATCAGCCTTGA